The Exiguobacterium acetylicum genome includes a window with the following:
- a CDS encoding DedA family protein: MILEWFRFISSIVFIPISDDLLVIRQISSWLRHGHQPIVIFLLVWSACFVCFNLFYGIPRLFRKLPFFQKLLTNKHLAKAEAVLQEKGTVAIATSFFLPGVRRPIHYMAGLLAYPFRPYIIVTFAGTGIYALLWTILINRLGAYGLLNRFSIWWATHSGVLLLPGIVVLCGILCWIFRDTIRNWFVRS, encoded by the coding sequence GTGATTTTAGAGTGGTTCCGTTTCATCTCGAGTATCGTGTTCATCCCGATTTCAGATGATTTATTAGTCATTCGTCAAATAAGTAGTTGGTTGCGACACGGACACCAACCAATCGTGATTTTTCTATTAGTCTGGTCTGCCTGTTTCGTTTGCTTTAATCTCTTCTACGGTATTCCTCGTTTGTTTCGAAAACTCCCTTTCTTTCAAAAGCTCTTAACGAATAAACATCTAGCAAAAGCAGAAGCGGTTCTTCAGGAGAAAGGAACGGTTGCCATCGCCACCTCATTTTTCCTTCCTGGTGTTCGTCGTCCGATTCATTATATGGCAGGGTTGCTCGCCTATCCATTTCGCCCTTATATCATCGTGACGTTCGCTGGTACAGGCATCTATGCGTTACTCTGGACGATTCTGATCAATCGTTTAGGAGCCTATGGACTATTGAATCGATTTTCTATCTGGTGGGCAACGCATAGTGGTGTTTTGTTACTTCCTGGTATCGTGGTCTTATGTGGCATCTTATGTTGGATCTTCCGGGACACGATCCGGAACTGGTTCGTCCGTTCGTAG
- a CDS encoding AI-2E family transporter, whose translation MSRLISNRSFRIGLFILLILSIIYMARLVDFLFYPLFVLFTTIFTPFILAGILFYLSVGFVDLLERRLHSRKLAIFIVLVLLFSLVILFFLTLFPLITKQLFAFIAAVPGFAERLYAQVLSLFAKYGTSIPSFDNNVSSFENSLKSASSLLGNLFSSIAGSILWLIQFIASTVFTLFIALFLYVFMLVDGKKLPSAIVRFIPTSYREEALLILKDMNGTIRSYVRAQLIVCTFVGSLATVVLWWLDIPYFLPLGLFIFATNIIPYLGPFLGAAPAVVIGFLDEPIKGLYAIIGITIVQQLDANVISPLVQGKSLKVHPITITVVLLVAGQLAGILGMLLAVPFYAVAKVTVLNIMKLARLRNHALRTDEPVPDRVPEDPT comes from the coding sequence TTGTCCAGATTGATTTCCAATCGTTCCTTTCGTATTGGTCTGTTCATCTTACTTATCCTCAGCATCATCTATATGGCACGGCTCGTCGACTTTCTCTTTTATCCGTTATTTGTCCTCTTCACGACGATTTTCACCCCTTTCATCTTAGCTGGTATCTTATTTTATCTATCTGTCGGCTTCGTCGATTTACTCGAACGTCGTCTCCACTCCCGGAAATTGGCGATTTTCATCGTCTTAGTACTCTTGTTCAGTCTCGTCATCCTATTCTTCCTAACCTTATTCCCGCTCATCACAAAACAGCTTTTCGCCTTCATCGCTGCCGTACCTGGATTCGCTGAACGCTTGTATGCTCAAGTCTTATCCTTATTCGCGAAGTACGGAACATCCATTCCATCCTTTGACAACAATGTTTCATCCTTTGAGAATTCGCTGAAAAGTGCATCGTCACTTCTTGGAAATCTCTTCTCGTCGATCGCTGGATCCATCTTGTGGTTGATTCAGTTCATCGCTTCAACAGTCTTCACGTTATTCATCGCCCTGTTCTTATATGTCTTCATGCTCGTTGATGGGAAGAAGTTGCCTTCCGCCATCGTTCGCTTCATTCCGACGAGTTATCGAGAGGAAGCCTTGCTCATTTTAAAGGATATGAACGGAACGATTCGCTCGTATGTCCGAGCTCAATTAATCGTCTGTACATTCGTCGGGAGTCTCGCAACAGTTGTTCTCTGGTGGCTCGATATTCCGTATTTTTTACCACTCGGACTATTCATCTTCGCGACGAACATCATCCCGTATCTCGGACCATTTCTTGGTGCCGCCCCAGCAGTCGTGATCGGCTTTTTGGATGAACCGATCAAAGGATTATATGCCATCATCGGGATTACGATCGTGCAACAACTTGATGCCAACGTCATATCCCCACTCGTTCAAGGAAAGTCACTAAAAGTTCATCCGATCACGATCACGGTCGTCTTACTTGTCGCCGGGCAACTCGCAGGGATTCTCGGCATGTTACTTGCCGTTCCATTTTATGCTGTCGCTAAAGTCACGGTGCTTAACATCATGAAGCTGGCACGACTGCGAAACCATGCCCTACGAACGGACGAACCAGTTCCGGATCGTGTCCCGGAAGATCCAACATAA